In Leopardus geoffroyi isolate Oge1 chromosome D1, O.geoffroyi_Oge1_pat1.0, whole genome shotgun sequence, a single window of DNA contains:
- the APLNR gene encoding apelin receptor, translated as MEEAGDFDTYYGADNQSECEYTDWKSSGALIPAIYMLVFLLGTTGNGLVLWTVFRSSREKRRSADVFIASLAVADLTFVVTLPLWATYTYRDYDWPFGTFACKLSSYLVFVNMYASVFCLTGLSFDRYLAIVRPVANARLRLRVSGAAATAVLWVLAALLAAPVMVFRATGDLENTTRVQCYMDYSVVAASGSEWAWEVGLGVSSTAVGFVVPFTVMLTCYFFIAQTIAGHFRKERVEGLRKRRRLLGIIVVLVVTFALCWVPYHLVKTLYTLGGLLRWPCDFDLFLMNVFPYCTCVSYVNSCLNPFLYAFFDPRFRQACASVLCWGQGRCGAAAHSGSGEKSASYSSGHSQGPGPNAGKGGEQMLEKSIPYSQETLVVD; from the coding sequence ATGGAGGAGGCCGGCGACTTTGACACCTACTACGGGGCGGACAACCAGTCTGAGTGCGAGTACACGGACTGGAAGTCCTCGGGGGCCCTCATCCCCGCCATCTACATGCTGGTCTTCCTCCTGGGCACCACGGGCAACGGCCTGGTGCTCTGGACCGTGTTCCGCAGCAGCCGCGAGAAGAGGCGCTCGGCCGACGTCTTCATCGCCAGCCTGGCAGTGGCCGACCTGACTTTCGTGGTGACCCTGCCGCTGTGGGCCACCTACACGTACCGGGACTACGACTGGCCCTTCGGCACCTTTGCTTGCAAGCTCAGCAGCTATCTCGTCTTCGTCAACATGTACGCCAGCGTCTTCTGCCTCACCGGGCTCAGCTTCGACCGCTACCTGGCCATCGTGAGGCCGGTGGCCAACGCTCGGCTGAGGCTGCGGGTCAGCGGCGCCGCGGCCACGGCCGTCCTGTGGGTGCTGGCCGCCCTCCTGGCCGCGCCGGTCATGGTGTTCCGCGCCACCGGGGACCTGGAGAACACCACCAGGGTGCAGTGCTACATGGACTACTCCGTGGTGGCCGCCTCCGGCTCCGAGTGGGCCTGGGAGGTGGGCCTGGGGGTCTCGTCCACCGCCGTGGGCTTCGTGGTGCCCTTCACCGTCATGCTGACCTGCTACTTCTTCATCGCCCAGACCATCGCCGGCCACTTCCGCAAGGAGCGCGTCGAGGGCCTGCGGAAGCGGCGCCGGCTGCTCGGCATCATCGTGGTGCTGGTGGTGACCTTCGCCCTCTGCTGGGTGCCCTACCACCTGGTGAAGACGCTCTACACGCTGGGCGGCCTGCTGCGCTGGCCCTGCGACTTCGACCTCTTCCTCATGAACGTCTTCCCCTACTGCACCTGCGTCAGCTACGTCAACAGCTGCCTCAACCCCTTTCTCTACGCCTTCTTCGACCCCCGCTTCCGCCAGGCCTGCGCCTCGGTGCTCTGCTGGGGCCAGGGCCGGTGCGGGGCTGCGGCCCACAGCGGCAGCGGGGAGAAGTCCGCCAGCTACTCCTCCGGGCACAGCCAGGGGCCCGGCCCCAACGCGGGGAAGGGCGGGGAGCAGATGCTCGAGAAGTCCATCCCCTACAGCCAAGAGACCCTGGTGGTGGACTAG